In Persicimonas caeni, a single window of DNA contains:
- a CDS encoding penicillin-insensitive murein endopeptidase: MSKRRFIALLVAAGALFGGLAEAAAENNAAEKGKVIHYTVNPGDTLGSIALQFGVDYDDVRAWNELEGLTVEPGQELIVKSDKKPKKKRSRPLPVVHRIRRGDTFEGIAKKYGVSVRKVRRWNRRLNPRRLQIGQRVRLYIPGRDGKSVSWGSANRGRLYNGIALEDSEGLNVRHVSRAYGTKRTIQLLRAAAADVKARWPDAPEMVVGDLSYKRGGRIRGHSSHQSGRDADVSYYYRGNVQLPNLFAMSYEQIDAVKTWHLFKTLIDTGEVEYIFVERDLQRALYEYARSIGYSKEALAPILQYPRPNHEREGIIRHVSGHDTHFHIRFKCGPDDRNCD, encoded by the coding sequence GTCGTTTCATTGCTTTGCTAGTTGCCGCCGGAGCTCTTTTTGGCGGGCTTGCCGAAGCTGCCGCGGAGAATAACGCCGCCGAGAAAGGCAAGGTCATCCACTACACGGTCAATCCGGGCGACACCCTGGGCAGCATCGCGCTGCAATTCGGGGTGGACTACGATGACGTACGTGCGTGGAACGAACTCGAGGGGCTGACTGTCGAGCCGGGCCAAGAACTCATCGTCAAGTCCGACAAAAAGCCCAAGAAGAAGCGCAGCCGTCCGCTGCCCGTCGTCCACCGGATTCGCAGGGGCGATACCTTCGAGGGGATCGCCAAGAAGTATGGCGTGAGCGTGCGGAAAGTACGCCGATGGAACCGACGCCTCAACCCGCGTCGACTGCAGATTGGCCAGCGTGTGCGCCTGTATATCCCCGGGCGCGACGGCAAGTCGGTCTCCTGGGGCTCGGCGAACCGCGGTCGGCTCTACAATGGCATCGCCCTCGAAGATAGTGAGGGCCTCAACGTACGCCACGTCTCGCGCGCCTACGGCACCAAGCGCACCATCCAGCTGCTGCGTGCGGCCGCCGCCGACGTCAAGGCGCGCTGGCCCGATGCCCCTGAGATGGTCGTGGGGGATTTGAGCTACAAGCGTGGCGGACGGATTCGCGGGCACAGCAGCCACCAATCAGGCCGCGACGCCGACGTGAGCTACTACTACCGGGGCAACGTCCAGCTGCCCAACCTGTTCGCGATGTCTTACGAGCAGATCGACGCGGTCAAAACTTGGCACTTGTTCAAGACGCTCATCGACACCGGCGAGGTCGAGTATATCTTCGTCGAGCGTGACTTGCAGCGTGCCCTGTACGAGTACGCACGATCCATTGGTTACTCCAAAGAGGCGCTCGCCCCGATTCTGCAGTACCCGCGCCCCAACCACGAGCGCGAGGGCATCATCCGCCACGTCAGCGGCCACGACACCCACTTCCATATTCGTTTCAAGTGCGGCCCCGACGATCGCAACTGCGACTGA